TTTCAATCATATAATTGAATATGACTGTCAGCAAGAAGAAACTCTCTGTTACTGAAAACAACCGGAGATATTGATATGGAATGTTGCCGTTTACCAATATCCAGTTTACGATAGGGATAAAGTAATCCGCGGACTGCTTGTTCACATACACATAAGAGAAAGGTTTGTCTAAATAGTGATAAATATTGAGTGAATGCCTGAACAAGTCGGACAATGGAACTTGTAGCCATGCAAGGAATCCTAAGAATAAGGCAAAGAAAAAGTACGCGCTACGCTCTTGCCTATATATTCCCAACAGAATGTAAGGCAACGCCAGCAACGGCGACAGCAAGAACAATGTCGCTACCGTCACCGTATACAGTCGTATATAACCATTATAATACATGATATGAGCTATTACTAATATCCGAACAATGTTTCTTGATGCTCTAAACTGAAATCAAAGAAACTGTACGGAACAAGATGAAACCATTCATCTCTATAAATCAAGACAATGAGTATTCGCAAAACCAATATCGCGACAACCGCATATTTTAATATTTTCAATCGCTTGGCCGCTTCCTCCTGATACAGGCTGTTTATAAAGAGTACAACCGCATATTGCGAGAAGAACATACCGAAGCGGAAAAGGGCTAAAACATGGAAGTGCCCATATGTTGACAATCAATGCTGACAAGGCGAATGAAACATATAATTTGTCCTTTTCAATCTCTTCTTTATACTTGTTGCCGTAAATATAATAAAACAACAGGCACGCAAGTATGAATAATGTATCCAACAATTGCGCCAAGGGAACCGCCTCCCGCTCCATGCCTGTTACCAAGTATTTACTATCACCATAGCACCAATAAAATATATATGACACGGATACAGCCAATGACTGCCTGATTGCGCTATAACATCCGAGCAGGAGTGTACTTGTCATCAGGACAAAAACAGCAAACGCGACATGTGAAGTCGACTTATTCAGAAACCATAACAGGGAAGCGGTCGTTATGAATGAAGTGATGATAATGAGAGAATACGGCTCTTTTGAAATGACCAGTCCTATAATTCTAAGAAATATCTGAAATCCTTCCTCGAAATTAGAGGAAGAGTCAAAAGTGTACCAAGGTGTATTGTCGAATGGCGTGTTGGAGAACAAGTGCCTTACATGTCTGTAATAATGCGCCGTGTCGTTTAATATTGGTAAGTCTCTAAATCCAAAGAATATAAACAGCAGAAGAAAACACATGACGATTTGTGTATTTTTCTGCACCTTTTCTCCTTTAAAATGCCAAGATATATACTCAACAAGCAAAAAGGAGAGACAAAACAGGATTATAACTGACATTTCATTTCGCTATTAAACAACCTTATCCATAGTTTTACCACGTTTTCAGGCATAAGACGTTCCATTGAGTTCATCACATTCATCACATAATCCACTTTAAAATTATCCGCCAAACGTAATACCTTATCAGCATACTTATCTATATCAAACGGCTTCACAAGAAAGCCATTCTTGCCATCCTCAATTATTTCATGTATGCTTTCAAAAGAATCAAAAGCAATGGGTACGCAACCGAATTGCATCGCTTCTGTCAATACAAGTCCCCATCCTTCATGATTGCTAGTCAAACAAAAAATGGAAGACTCTTTGTAATATTTGATAGGATTTGCAAACCCTGCAAACTCTACACGCTGCAATGATAGTTTTTTACTCAATTGTTTCATTTCATTGCTAAATGGTCCGTCACCAACAATCACAAGATTCCAATCCGGTAATTGTTCTTGTAGCTTTTTCCAAACTAACAAAATACGATCCGGCCTTTTTTGGGAAAAAAGTAGCCTACCACACCATAATAGCTGTTTCTTTTTCTGATAGTTATTCATCTCATAGGGAAATGATAACATATTATTAATAGCTGTTAGTTTAGAGGATTCTTTTATACCAGACAATTTGATATATGATTCCTTAAATTCATTACTTAATAATACAATCCTGTCACTATTAAGATACAGATTCTTGTACATCCGACATTGATCATACATGAAAATGTAACGGAGAGGGAAACGTGTACATACATCCCGCAAAAGATTAATAATATTCTCTTTTAAAGACAAATATTTGAAACTCACAAGATTTCTATTTCCTTTTATTCGCATATCTGGCGAGAAATGCAATACAGAAATCAGTTTCACACCGGACAAACTTTTTACTTCATAACAAGTACGGTTATAAAGTTCCGAATGGGAATTCTGATTCAACAATATATCCACCTTTTCCTCTTTTAGAATATGTGCCAACGCCTGTACGTTCTCGATGCAATAATCCAAAGTTTTAGGTAGGAGCACTTGTTTGGCTGGTAGTGTATAAGGTTTGCTGTAAGGAGATTTCCGACAAGCGACAAACAGCACTTCTACCCCTTCCTTTATCAGTCCCTCGGCCAATGAAACAGAAACACGCTCAATCCCTCCGATAGTGGGATTAAACTCTTGTACATTACAGATTGCTATCTTCATGCGAGTATGGATTTCAAATAATTCAATGAACTTTCCCGATAAGCAGAAAGCCGTTGATTGACAGTCTCATAATTTATAGAAGGAGCAGCAATTGCATCATCCACATCATTAACGATACGCCGTTTTATTCCAAGAATGTCCAGCAGATTAGATATCCTGAAAACCTTGGAAGGTTCACTGATATATACATAGAACGGCTTGCCGAACAACATGGAGAAAACGGTAGCGTGAAAGCTGTCCGTTATGACTACTTTTGCAGAGGCTATGGCATACAACCATTCTTCTATGGGAAGAAATTCCATGTTTTTCTTTCGTTCCGGTTGCAAATACCCGTAATGCTTACGGATAGGAAGTCCTGTCTTAACAGATAACCCTTTGGCAAAAGCATTCATTTCTGCGGTATCGGATAATGAAAGAAACAATATCTCGTTTCTTTCTTCCACTTTGTGCGGCAATAAGTCTCTGTAACTTTCAAGCAACAATGTCGGGTCAATCACTTCCACCGCATCAATCCCGTTACGTTGCAGAAACTCTACCCCGAATTTCTCACGAACTGCAATTCTCTTGAATAAAGAGAGGGCTTTCATATCCAATTCGGATTTTCTTCTCTCCTCGTCCTTGATGTTGCCGAAACTGGCCGCGTATGCATACCTGTTTTTTACATCGTTCTTCAGAAAAGAAAAACAGAAAGCTGTCCGTAAGTTCTGGGTTATCCCCGGATTCCAAACCTGGTCGCTGCCTATCAGATAATAGTCGTCCTTATTCCACGGGTAGGACTCCAGCTCAGCTGTAGTATGAAAATTACCTATCTGATTGGGACAATGCTTCCTGCTGAATCGCTCCGCCAGCGCAAAACAATGTGAGTATCCCTTCATCCACTTATGCAGACCAAGCAATACCCTGTATTTGAGGCTGTAAGGGAAACGACTGTAATCCATGTCCAAATTGATGATGTAGGGTACATGACCGAGATTCTCTATTGTCTTGTACAAGGCGTATGCCTGTAGTACAGCTCCATAGTTCGGTTCTTTGTGTATGGTGAGGATATTTACATTGTGCATAATTGATAATTTTTATTTAGTGCGACCGATGTGTTCAGTTATTTTTCGCTGGACACTTTCCGGCAGAATGGCTTTGGCGATTCTTTTTGCAATGCCTTTCGCCGATTCGTTCAATGTGTTCATATACAGAATCGAGGCGTTTTCGTCCACTTCGTTGGTAAAAGCTTCCCAAACCAAAGGTTTGTCCGTCAGTTTGCAGGATGTGAACCAATCTATGTTCTCAAGAAAACTTTTTTTATCGGTTGACGCACGATATTCAAATCCTAAAGCACCGACAAAATCACGGACCAATCTCGGCGATTGTGCGCCGAAATGACCACGAGCCGCAAAATATTCATTGGCGGCATCACCGAACTTGAAAGCCGGATGAAGGTAATTTTTAAACTCTATTCCTTCTCCGTTATTTACAAGAAGAATTCTTATGTTATTTTTAATATAGTGGTTGCCAAGGGCGTTGAGATCATAAAAGAAAGCTAAATCGCCCACCACTAAAAAAGATATTTTTTGGGGGGCATTAAATGAAGCTCCAACAAGTGCCGATATAGGTCCGTCAATACCAAATCCGCCGGTATTACATTGGAAATGAACGCTGCCGGGAATATTAAAGTAATTCCATGAACGCAGAGAGTTCAAGATACCGACATGGAGAATTGATTCGTCCGGCAGCTTTCCCGATAGTTGGCTTGCCATCCAGATATTCGAAAAAGGTATGGCGTCGACATTGATTTTGGCGCGTGTAGTCTCTATTTCCGTCCGGCATTCTTCAAGGAAAGTGTTTTTTGCTTTTGCCGGGACATCCATAGAAGCATAATGACGGAAAAACCATTCTTCTTCGGTTTGAAATACATATTTCAACTTTCTAAAATGGTCGCGAAGTTCACCGTCAGGATTTACCCGCCACACTTCTTGTGGAAAAGCCTTCATATATGCTCCGGACACTTCTCCGATGTGTATGAGGAGACCTACATGATTAATCTCACAATCTCTTTGCGATTGAGAACTTAATAAGGGGAGCAACACTTTAAACCGCCCATTATAGCCACTCGTATTATCGCAAAAAACCACAGCACCGTATTTCTCGCAAAAGGCATCGACAGCTTCTGTCAGGCCTGAAGTGAACCGTGAATGGTTACCCACGAATATGGCTATACGCGCGAAATCGCCTAATGGAGGAAGAACGTCAGTGTAGCCAAACCGGAATATGGCATTGGCCGGAATAATTTCTTTCACAGTATAATCACCGGACACAAGCGTCACACAATTAATATGTGCCGGTCCGCCACCATTACGGCGCAACGCAAGAATGGCTTTGTTGGCTTTTATCGTATTGCCCCATTCATCATCAGCATCTTTACAAAATTGAAGATGAACACTGCAAACGTATGTATCTTGCGGATGGCTCAAACGATTGATCGTTTGAGGATTTAAGTGTCCGTATGTATCCACCTCACGGGCACCGGTTATGGCAAGTACAGGCAATTTGCGGTAATGCGCTTCAGTTATCGCCGGGAAATAGTCTCGTGAAGCTGTCGCACCCGTACAAGTGATAACAACCGGCTCACCGCTTTCTGCGGCTAAGCCGCATGCCATGTATGCGGCAGAACGTTCATCAACACAAGAGATAACATCGAACCATTTGTCATATTGGACACTGGCCACGAATGGCATGTTGGTTGTTCCCGGAGAAGCGATGATTTTCTTTATTCCATGTTGTTTCAAAAGAGAAACAAGGATTTGCACATTGCGTTCAGCGCTATAATATTTAGTTTCCATAGATTTATTTTCCGATAACCAAAAATATGCGATTAAACAACGGTTTTGGCATATATCTCACAAGCAATTGTTTTACTCTGTTTTTAATACCCCTTATATTTTGCAATGGTACATACGAATTTGCAAGCCGGGCATGACAAGGAGCCGGGATTGACCTGAAGTTTTCCCTTTTAAGGAATTCGGTAAGACAATGCTCCAACCCCTTTTTCACTTCCGTAAATTTCAAATCCGGCAAAACGCCCATCAACTTGGCATTATTGAATCTTCTGTTGTAAAGCCGATCGTACTTTGCGTGCCATTGCCCTTGTCTGAACCTGAGATTCAAACTTTCATCCGTCCATTTTACACGCATTTTTATGTTTCGCTCACGAAGAAGAACCATCTTATATATATCGAGAATCTCATTCCACTTCAACGATTGATTCGTTGTTATGGTAAAGTCCTCGCCGAACGCTTTGTCATTCCCGATCAGTTTACTTATGGCAAAAGCTACATCTTTCGCAAAAGTAAGTGTGGTGTATTGTTGTGCTATATCTTTACTGAACAAGACCTCTCCACCGTTAAGACAGCGCCATAACCACAACTCTTTCTCATAACATCCCAGTTGCAAACGATTAGAGTTAAAAGTTATATAGGGCCTTACAATTGTCCAGTTTGTCAATCCGGTCTGTCGCAATATATTTTCACATAACGCCTTGTTTATCGGATATGGCTTTACTGCCAAAAGCTCTTTATCGGTAGTTACGTCGAGCAAACGTGGGGTCTTTTCTGTGATTATCTCATCCAAATCAGAGTATTCTGTAGCCGATGACAAAAAGAAATATTGGTCAGTAGACTTTAGCAGCAAACCAATCCTTTGCCGGAATACCGATTCGCTATATATCATAAAATCAATGACAGCGTCCCAATGATTCCGCATAAGGATGTTTTCCAGTTCACTTTGGTTCAGTACATCGGCTTTCAAATATTGTACATTTTCTTCTGATGAATGCTCTGAACGAGACGTAACACAAATTTGGATGTCCTGATTTTGTCTCAAAATGGCAATAAGTGGAGTACCTATCGCACCTGTTCCTCCTAATATCAAGATTTTCATCGCACAAATTTTATCTTTCGCATAAATGAATTAAAATAGTTCCGCTCATAATTGTTAAGAGACAGTCTGTATGATACAGGCAGATAAAACACAGAGAAAGCGATAATACCCAAGCCCAATTTGCCCCAATCGGAAAAATCAGTATATGGCAATATCAACAGACCTGCTACAACAAACAATGAGGGCACCAAAGACATCTTTAATATTTCTATCCAAAACTGCCGTACATTTATTCCGATTACCCGGGCATACATCTTGTTCAATATCGGTCCGTATGTGATTACGATGCATAAGAAAATGGGGAAAGAACACCCCACGGCACCCCAATATTTCGCACAAGGGAATATGGCGACGAAGCTCAATAATGAAGCGAATATCACAATAATCGTTTTCCTTTTCATCTTATTGTATGCCATCAATATGGAATTCCCCAGATTCTGTATTGAGGGGATTGTGGTACATACAAAAATCATCAAAGTAATGTAGTAGACAGACATATACTCTTCACCTACCCAAAGGGTTATAAATGATTTTCCGAATATCACAAAACCCACTATAATGTACGATATTACCGCATATTGGATTCGTCCTGTTTTTATGAATAAATCCGATATTTCTTTGGCAGTGGTATTGGAAGTAACCATCCGTGTAACCTTTGGAAGGAATACTGAACTTATGGCCGAAGAAAACAGATAAAACATTCCCTTTAATTGAATGGCTAACGAAAAAATCGCTACCATTGTTGTCCCTTGAAAGATTCCTAATGCCCATTGTCCCGAGTTCCAATAAAACTGTTCGGTTATAGCCGCAAGAAAAATCCAAAAAGAGTAAAATAGGATTTCTCTGAAAAAGTTCCAATTCATTTTTCCAAAGACAATCTTTATTTTGAGTTTATGCCGGCAATAAAAAGCATTGCCGAACAGAAATGCAATATTGAATATGGTTTGTACAACTACTAATCCAATAGCTTTATACCCCAATCTTAAAATCACAATCATTACAATGGTAGATAGAACGATACGGGCTATTTGGGCTAATTTTTGGAAAATAAAATTTTCATACGCATTTATTATTGATCCGTAAACACTAAGCGGAAAGGTCAAGGCAAGATTTATCAATAATATTAACAGTAGAATTTTTGCTTTCGACAGTTCTTCCGGCGACATGGATTTGTCGAATAGATTATCCACATTGAAGCAAAGGATTATTCCAATACACAAAGCAAATAGACCTATGGCACAAAACAACTTCAAAAACATTCCAAACATTTCATATTGTTCAGTCGTTTTGTTTTCCGTCCGAAACTTTGCGGTGTATCTTACGATAGCATTGCCAAATCCGAAATCCAAAATGGTCAGATAGGAAATTACTGATGCAACCAGTGAGAATAAACCATACTCATTTTGGCCCAACATACGTAACATATATGGGGTGTATAGTAATCCTACTAAAGCATTTATTCCTATTATGACGTAGTTAAGAGCGGCTCCGGCCTTAATTTGGTTCTCCATTTTTTAATTCATATTTAAATGCTTCAGAACTTCTTGCCAAATACGTTGGAACGGAACGTGTTGAGCAGAATCTTGAAGTCGAACAGCCACGAACGGTGGCCCCAATAATAAAGGTCGTACTCCAGCCGGCGCAACATCTTTTCCATGGTGTCAGTATAGCCGTTGTAAGCACTCAATTTAGGGCACCCCCCTTTGAAAGGGCAGTTGGAAGTGCCCTAAACTGAGTTGAATTAAAAATTTGTTCTAGATTTAACATTGCCCCGTAGCCAAAGCGATTTTGTCAGGAATCATACAGCATAGTTCCTGCACCCGTTAAAGTTATTTTAATAGAAACACTTCAAGAGCGTATGTTGAACACTAAACTTTCGGAGTATCATTGATTAAGTGAATAGGCTCTACATAACCGATCGGCATATCAACACAGGCACAACCGAGCATATTCAAACGGACAGCAATCTTACTCTTACTCCCGACAGTCACCAGTTCGCCGACAAGACCGCTCAAAGGACCTTTTATGACACGGACCTTCTCACCACGGGCCAAAGGAGAGTCATTCATACAGACGGCTTCATCAGAATAATCGAGCATGAAACGGAAACGGGCCATTTGCTCGTCGGGAATTACGGCAGGAGTACTTTCACCACGCATCACCATATAACGGCTGACAGTGGAAAAGGAAAGAACTTCCATACGCTCCTTGGGAGTCACATGAACGAAAACCATCATCGGAAGCAAGACGGTATCCACCAGCTTACGACGGTCGCTCCATTGATGAATCTGTTGCTGAACGGGAACAAAAGAATCAATTCCCATTTTGGATAAACGTTCGGATACCTTCTTCTCGTGATGCATACGAACGAGAGCGACATACCAACGTTTTGAGTGTGCTACGCCTTCCCCTGTCCCACAACTAGGCCCGGCATTGACTGACTTCTTTTCTTGAAAAATCATATTTTTTTACCCCAATTTTATCCGTTACTTTAAAGGTAACGGATCATACACATAGGAGACATGACAGCAATGAAAAAGGGAATTATACTAACAAGGAGGACGTAAAACCGGGGAATGTCTGATATTCAATGCAGAAATCATTCGGATTCAGGCAATAAAATCCATTGAGCATGAAATTCATATTTTCATGTTCAGCAGCTTTTTTATCGCATATTTCAAGAGAAAAAGGAAAAAAAGGAAAGTTTACTTGTATGCTATTAATATTTTTACCTATATTTGCATCGAAATATTTCCGTTACCTTTAAAGTAACATTCATCTAAGCATACTATTTATCAACAGTTTACACACATACAACTAGATAGTCTTGAAGTTCATCACGTAAGAATAATTCAACCGATTTACTTTAGTTCTTTCTGACAGTTCGAAGCCTTTTAAATAGATTTGTGTTGTTTTGATAGATTTGTGTCCCAATGATTCACTTATCATTTCGATAGGAACTCCACGATATTTTGCCGTAGTAGCCCATGAATGACGGAATGTATAAGAGGTTACAGAGGAGCGAATACATAACTTTCTGGCTAAACTCTTCAAATCATTATTGAAACAACGTAAAGCAGATTGGTATTCTTTATAACCCGCCTCATCACTCCTCTTATTCTTTCCACTCAATATGTAAAACAGATAATCCGGATGTTCGGGAAGAACTGTTGTATGCTTATTGCGAAGTTGTGAAATGATAGTTGCTGCCGAATCCAATATTTCTACGTTCATAGGAATACCGGTTTTGGCACGGTTGTACTTCAACATATTCCCTTCCAAATTTGACTTTTCCAAATAGGCAAGATCGACAAAAGGCATTCCGCAAAATAAAAACAATAAGTTGGCAATAGCTTGTGTCCGACGCAGCTTATCAGATTGTGGGTCTTCGTTAAGTAACGTATGAAGTTCGTTTATAGGAATAGCTTTCTTCTGACGAGTGTCTATCCCAGTGAACACATCACGAAACATACGATGAACGTATGGGGTCTGATGCATATCTACTCCCCTATTGTATATGCAGCGCAACATCCGCATATAGGTAGAAATGGTATTAAGCCTCAAATGGCAATCCATAAGATAGCTGCTATACCTCTTTAAATTTCCACGGGTGATCTGTCTGAATGATACACCCGCAGTGCCACAAAACATAGTGAAAGAGCGAAGCGCACTTTCATAAACATGCGCAGTGGCATAACGCCCTTCTTGCCGCAAACACTTAATATAATGTTTTGCGCATACGGTAAATCCGTCTTTTCTCATATTATTACTATTAGTTTAAAAATGAATTCGATAATACGAGAATTTAAACAAATTTCCAAACAAGAAGGTGCTTTTCTATAGTTTTCTTATATTGTTTTTAGTAACCTTATACAATCTGATATAAAGATGCTGCTGTATCCAGATAGTTAATAAAATCTACAATCTTGTATGGACGAATAACAAGCTGCTTTTTATCCTTAACCCAGTCTATCTGATTCTCAGAATCAACAAATATACTTGGTGCCAGAAACACACATTGGAAATTTTCACATTCATATTTTTCTCTAAGCTCCTTTAAATGTCTCGCAATAGGCCATACTTCCATCATTGTCTGCTGACGCCCTTCAGACATTGTGACTTCCACCAATATACTGTTAGAAGCCTCGAAACACTCAATATCTCCAATATCCCCACCAGCCGTAGAGGTTGGCAGACCTTCATCGTCACATGGATAATTGGGAATTACCTCAACAGCAGGCAGTTTTGACTTAATAGCAAGGGCGGTCAGGAACTCTAATCTTGCCGGAGCTGCAATAAACCTTAAAATATTGTGGCTTGATGATGTTTTTTTCGCCAAATGGGTAAGTTCTTTTTTAATAGAATCCCATGAGTAATCACCCACGAGTTTAGCTAATTTATCAGCTGCGACATTTTTGGGGATTTCGACAGCTTTTAATGCAAACAATGCATCATCAATGTCTGACATATAGTCAAAATATTCTTCTTTTGAAGTGTACTTGCGATATGTGGCATAATTAGCCAGTATATAATTTATCTTATCATCTTCATTATGGTTAATGTCGATAAATCGACCACCCCCTCTAAATGATATAAGTCCTGTCATTCTCATTTTGCGGACAAATTCATCGGGATATTCGGACACAATAGAGTCAAGATCAAATTTCTTGAATCCCCCAAGTATTTCGTTTACACATATATCCTCTATCACTTCATTTGAAGGATTGTACCTATGTTCCTTTCGCAGAAGTTTAATACGCTGATACAAAGATTCCGCATCATTATCTTTCCAAAAGATAACTAAAGGTATCTCCTTATATGAGATTCCCGAACCATTATAATCTGGATCAGAGTTTAACTTCTTTATAACTTCAAGCAATAATATCAGTGGAATATTATCATTTAATTCACAAATAAACGGATTGCATCTTTGTTGCTTGGCAAAAGCTTGCATAAATGCAATTTGCTCATTCTGTGGATTTACAATCTCGCGAGATATTGCTCCTGAATCTATTTCAATGGATACAGTATCTGCAAGATAGTTACCTGTTTGAGAGAAGTTTATAGGCTTTCCCCATTCATAATATACAAAGCCCAGAACTTTCATCAATTTGAATTGTGTGTCAAATCGACTCGGCCACCCTTTAGGAAACCCTGCTTCTTTATGTCCCTT
The nucleotide sequence above comes from Bacteroides caccae. Encoded proteins:
- a CDS encoding EpsG family protein, with the protein product MSVIILFCLSFLLVEYISWHFKGEKVQKNTQIVMCFLLLFIFFGFRDLPILNDTAHYYRHVRHLFSNTPFDNTPWYTFDSSSNFEEGFQIFLRIIGLVISKEPYSLIIITSFITTASLLWFLNKSTSHVAFAVFVLMTSTLLLGCYSAIRQSLAVSVSYIFYWCYGDSKYLVTGMEREAVPLAQLLDTLFILACLLFYYIYGNKYKEEIEKDKLYVSFALSALIVNIWALPCFSPFPLRYVLLAICGCTLYKQPVSGGSGQAIENIKICGCRDIGFANTHCLDL
- a CDS encoding glycosyltransferase, with translation MKIAICNVQEFNPTIGGIERVSVSLAEGLIKEGVEVLFVACRKSPYSKPYTLPAKQVLLPKTLDYCIENVQALAHILKEEKVDILLNQNSHSELYNRTCYEVKSLSGVKLISVLHFSPDMRIKGNRNLVSFKYLSLKENIINLLRDVCTRFPLRYIFMYDQCRMYKNLYLNSDRIVLLSNEFKESYIKLSGIKESSKLTAINNMLSFPYEMNNYQKKKQLLWCGRLLFSQKRPDRILLVWKKLQEQLPDWNLVIVGDGPFSNEMKQLSKKLSLQRVEFAGFANPIKYYKESSIFCLTSNHEGWGLVLTEAMQFGCVPIAFDSFESIHEIIEDGKNGFLVKPFDIDKYADKVLRLADNFKVDYVMNVMNSMERLMPENVVKLWIRLFNSEMKCQL
- a CDS encoding polysaccharide pyruvyl transferase family protein; this translates as MHNVNILTIHKEPNYGAVLQAYALYKTIENLGHVPYIINLDMDYSRFPYSLKYRVLLGLHKWMKGYSHCFALAERFSRKHCPNQIGNFHTTAELESYPWNKDDYYLIGSDQVWNPGITQNLRTAFCFSFLKNDVKNRYAYAASFGNIKDEERRKSELDMKALSLFKRIAVREKFGVEFLQRNGIDAVEVIDPTLLLESYRDLLPHKVEERNEILFLSLSDTAEMNAFAKGLSVKTGLPIRKHYGYLQPERKKNMEFLPIEEWLYAIASAKVVITDSFHATVFSMLFGKPFYVYISEPSKVFRISNLLDILGIKRRIVNDVDDAIAAPSINYETVNQRLSAYRESSLNYLKSILA
- a CDS encoding thiamine pyrophosphate-binding protein produces the protein METKYYSAERNVQILVSLLKQHGIKKIIASPGTTNMPFVASVQYDKWFDVISCVDERSAAYMACGLAAESGEPVVITCTGATASRDYFPAITEAHYRKLPVLAITGAREVDTYGHLNPQTINRLSHPQDTYVCSVHLQFCKDADDEWGNTIKANKAILALRRNGGGPAHINCVTLVSGDYTVKEIIPANAIFRFGYTDVLPPLGDFARIAIFVGNHSRFTSGLTEAVDAFCEKYGAVVFCDNTSGYNGRFKVLLPLLSSQSQRDCEINHVGLLIHIGEVSGAYMKAFPQEVWRVNPDGELRDHFRKLKYVFQTEEEWFFRHYASMDVPAKAKNTFLEECRTEIETTRAKINVDAIPFSNIWMASQLSGKLPDESILHVGILNSLRSWNYFNIPGSVHFQCNTGGFGIDGPISALVGASFNAPQKISFLVVGDLAFFYDLNALGNHYIKNNIRILLVNNGEGIEFKNYLHPAFKFGDAANEYFAARGHFGAQSPRLVRDFVGALGFEYRASTDKKSFLENIDWFTSCKLTDKPLVWEAFTNEVDENASILYMNTLNESAKGIAKRIAKAILPESVQRKITEHIGRTK
- a CDS encoding NAD-dependent epimerase/dehydratase family protein, with the translated sequence MKILILGGTGAIGTPLIAILRQNQDIQICVTSRSEHSSEENVQYLKADVLNQSELENILMRNHWDAVIDFMIYSESVFRQRIGLLLKSTDQYFFLSSATEYSDLDEIITEKTPRLLDVTTDKELLAVKPYPINKALCENILRQTGLTNWTIVRPYITFNSNRLQLGCYEKELWLWRCLNGGEVLFSKDIAQQYTTLTFAKDVAFAISKLIGNDKAFGEDFTITTNQSLKWNEILDIYKMVLLRERNIKMRVKWTDESLNLRFRQGQWHAKYDRLYNRRFNNAKLMGVLPDLKFTEVKKGLEHCLTEFLKRENFRSIPAPCHARLANSYVPLQNIRGIKNRVKQLLVRYMPKPLFNRIFLVIGK
- a CDS encoding oligosaccharide flippase family protein; protein product: MENQIKAGAALNYVIIGINALVGLLYTPYMLRMLGQNEYGLFSLVASVISYLTILDFGFGNAIVRYTAKFRTENKTTEQYEMFGMFLKLFCAIGLFALCIGIILCFNVDNLFDKSMSPEELSKAKILLLILLINLALTFPLSVYGSIINAYENFIFQKLAQIARIVLSTIVMIVILRLGYKAIGLVVVQTIFNIAFLFGNAFYCRHKLKIKIVFGKMNWNFFREILFYSFWIFLAAITEQFYWNSGQWALGIFQGTTMVAIFSLAIQLKGMFYLFSSAISSVFLPKVTRMVTSNTTAKEISDLFIKTGRIQYAVISYIIVGFVIFGKSFITLWVGEEYMSVYYITLMIFVCTTIPSIQNLGNSILMAYNKMKRKTIIVIFASLLSFVAIFPCAKYWGAVGCSFPIFLCIVITYGPILNKMYARVIGINVRQFWIEILKMSLVPSLFVVAGLLILPYTDFSDWGKLGLGIIAFSVFYLPVSYRLSLNNYERNYFNSFMRKIKFVR
- a CDS encoding UpxY family transcription antiterminator, encoding MIFQEKKSVNAGPSCGTGEGVAHSKRWYVALVRMHHEKKVSERLSKMGIDSFVPVQQQIHQWSDRRKLVDTVLLPMMVFVHVTPKERMEVLSFSTVSRYMVMRGESTPAVIPDEQMARFRFMLDYSDEAVCMNDSPLARGEKVRVIKGPLSGLVGELVTVGSKSKIAVRLNMLGCACVDMPIGYVEPIHLINDTPKV
- a CDS encoding tyrosine-type recombinase/integrase, with the protein product MRKDGFTVCAKHYIKCLRQEGRYATAHVYESALRSFTMFCGTAGVSFRQITRGNLKRYSSYLMDCHLRLNTISTYMRMLRCIYNRGVDMHQTPYVHRMFRDVFTGIDTRQKKAIPINELHTLLNEDPQSDKLRRTQAIANLLFLFCGMPFVDLAYLEKSNLEGNMLKYNRAKTGIPMNVEILDSAATIISQLRNKHTTVLPEHPDYLFYILSGKNKRSDEAGYKEYQSALRCFNNDLKSLARKLCIRSSVTSYTFRHSWATTAKYRGVPIEMISESLGHKSIKTTQIYLKGFELSERTKVNRLNYSYVMNFKTI
- a CDS encoding AlwI family type II restriction endonuclease, which encodes MPRKPEYKPLLYTTTIRNPERFKDFMHILKRFNGRILNNKTVELFERELFKVGLYRPMKRPETVQDKWKSTKNGELASKPLTDEETKDVYQQNDPQVNKSIKGHKEAGFPKGWPSRFDTQFKLMKVLGFVYYEWGKPINFSQTGNYLADTVSIEIDSGAISREIVNPQNEQIAFMQAFAKQQRCNPFICELNDNIPLILLLEVIKKLNSDPDYNGSGISYKEIPLVIFWKDNDAESLYQRIKLLRKEHRYNPSNEVIEDICVNEILGGFKKFDLDSIVSEYPDEFVRKMRMTGLISFRGGGRFIDINHNEDDKINYILANYATYRKYTSKEEYFDYMSDIDDALFALKAVEIPKNVAADKLAKLVGDYSWDSIKKELTHLAKKTSSSHNILRFIAAPARLEFLTALAIKSKLPAVEVIPNYPCDDEGLPTSTAGGDIGDIECFEASNSILVEVTMSEGRQQTMMEVWPIARHLKELREKYECENFQCVFLAPSIFVDSENQIDWVKDKKQLVIRPYKIVDFINYLDTAASLYQIV